The Buchnera aphidicola (Sitobion avenae) genome contains a region encoding:
- the flhB gene encoding flagellar biosynthesis protein FlhB produces the protein MKHNMNEEKTENPTEHRIRKFRKEGKTRYSRELNSLFILLVGFINLWWYGDVIIFSLRKMVFDRFSFNQNDFLNETHALLKIFVSLKDILFVFFPFLLSLLITIIVPSIVLSGIKLNFKSLKFDLFKLNPFNGLKRIFSFQIVPELLKTVLKLFLVTIISFWFLWISLPEILFLINETYMSLLLHGFKIISVCCFLVILGLVPIIGFDILWQQFNYYKKLKMTRQEIKDELREKEGNPNIKIRIRQEMKAAMRRRMIADIPKADVIITNPIHYAIALKYDEKKMNAPKVIAKGIGEIAVKIKTLAIKNNISIISAPSLARSLYRYSEIGQYIPGPLYKAVAEVLAWVWKVRKWKKEGGVFPEKPRNISVPSELTFTGEHKTND, from the coding sequence ATGAAACACAATATGAATGAGGAAAAAACAGAAAATCCTACTGAGCATCGTATTAGAAAATTTCGTAAAGAAGGGAAAACTAGATATTCTAGAGAATTAAACTCTTTATTTATTTTGTTAGTTGGATTTATAAATTTATGGTGGTACGGAGACGTAATTATTTTTAGTCTTAGGAAAATGGTATTTGATAGATTTTCTTTTAATCAAAATGATTTTTTAAATGAAACTCATGCTTTATTAAAAATATTTGTATCTTTAAAAGATATACTTTTTGTATTTTTTCCATTTTTATTGTCTTTATTAATTACAATCATAGTACCTTCTATAGTTCTTAGTGGTATTAAATTAAATTTTAAATCATTAAAGTTTGATCTTTTTAAATTGAATCCTTTCAACGGTTTAAAAAGAATATTCTCTTTTCAAATAGTTCCTGAGTTATTAAAGACAGTATTAAAATTATTTTTAGTTACTATTATATCTTTTTGGTTTCTATGGATTTCTTTACCTGAAATACTATTTTTAATTAATGAAACCTATATGTCTTTATTATTACACGGTTTTAAAATAATTTCTGTTTGTTGTTTTTTAGTTATATTAGGTTTAGTCCCTATTATTGGTTTTGATATTCTTTGGCAACAATTTAATTACTATAAAAAATTAAAAATGACTCGTCAAGAAATAAAAGATGAATTAAGAGAAAAAGAAGGCAATCCAAATATAAAAATACGTATTCGACAAGAAATGAAAGCAGCCATGCGTAGAAGAATGATTGCAGATATTCCTAAAGCTGATGTAATTATAACCAATCCTATACATTATGCCATTGCACTTAAATATGATGAAAAAAAAATGAACGCACCTAAAGTAATTGCTAAAGGTATAGGAGAAATAGCTGTTAAAATAAAAACTTTAGCTATTAAAAATAATATTTCTATTATTTCTGCACCATCATTAGCTCGTTCATTATACCGTTATTCCGAAATAGGACAATATATACCAGGTCCTCTGTACAAAGCTGTTGCAGAAGTTTTAGCATGGGTTTGGAAAGTGCGAAAATGGAAAAAAGAAGGTGGTGTTTTTCCTGAAAAACCTAGAAATATATCAGTGCCATCAGAACTAACTTTTACAGGAGAACATAAAACTAATGATTAA
- the flhA gene encoding flagellar biosynthesis protein FlhA translates to MINFSSFFRIVKSLKTTQWQILSGPILILMILSMMVLPLAPFVLDVFFTFNIALSIIILLVSMFTRHTLEFTAFPTILLFSTLLRLALNVASTRIIFLRGHTGTDSAGRVIESFGHFLVGGNFAIGIVVFVILVIINFIVITKGASRIAEVGARFILDAMPGKQMAIDADLNAGLIGEEKAKKRRIKITQEADFYGSMDGASKFVRGDAIAGILIMIINIFGGLIIGLIQHHMLLNKAVEVYTLLTIGDGLVAQIPALVISTAAGVIVTRVSSNQNVGEQMVSQLFYNPQVILLSAIVLGVLGLVPGMPNIIFLVFTVLLFILSWWLYEKKYDLENNFLSSNKKYKLIHDSISEASWNDIELEDPIRIEIGYKLTPMTDINQKGDLLDRIRIVRKKIAQEIGFLPPLVRVKNNINLSGNIYRIFMKGVEVGQGTCFYGRFMAIHSGRETESLPFEKVHEPAFGLSGYWIDEEFKNTAQKKGYSVIESSVVIATHLNFLITNHLNELFGRQEAQQLLEHVSTEMPKLTEDLVPNTISLTVLHKVLKNLLLEHIPIRDMRTILETLSEYSDVQKDPNELTSIVRIALRKMIMQKLFSQKSIIEIMRLESNLEQLLLNTLKSGTNTIEPNLSEDLLVKTKVAIKKQLSINSPIVLLVSHPLRYFLSRFLRQSFPELTVVSELEITGAKQIKVTNIIGI, encoded by the coding sequence ATGATTAATTTTTCTTCTTTTTTTCGTATTGTGAAAAGTTTAAAAACAACACAATGGCAAATACTTTCAGGTCCAATACTTATTTTAATGATTTTATCAATGATGGTTTTACCATTAGCACCTTTTGTATTAGATGTTTTTTTTACTTTTAATATTGCTTTATCAATAATTATTTTGCTTGTATCGATGTTTACTCGTCATACTTTAGAATTTACTGCTTTTCCAACAATTTTGCTTTTCTCTACATTATTGCGTTTAGCTTTGAACGTAGCTTCTACTCGTATTATTTTTTTGAGAGGTCATACCGGAACTGATTCAGCCGGAAGAGTAATTGAATCATTTGGTCATTTTTTAGTAGGTGGCAATTTTGCTATTGGAATCGTTGTATTTGTAATTTTAGTTATTATTAATTTTATAGTGATTACTAAAGGTGCTAGTAGAATTGCTGAAGTTGGTGCGCGATTTATTTTAGATGCTATGCCAGGAAAACAAATGGCCATTGATGCTGATTTGAATGCGGGTTTAATTGGTGAAGAAAAAGCTAAAAAACGCCGTATAAAGATTACGCAAGAAGCTGATTTTTACGGTTCTATGGATGGTGCAAGTAAATTTGTACGCGGAGATGCTATTGCTGGAATTTTAATAATGATCATTAATATATTTGGAGGTTTAATTATTGGTCTAATACAACATCATATGTTGTTAAATAAAGCTGTAGAAGTTTATACGCTATTAACTATTGGAGACGGTTTAGTCGCTCAAATTCCAGCATTGGTTATTTCTACTGCAGCTGGTGTTATTGTAACGCGTGTTAGTAGTAATCAAAATGTTGGTGAACAAATGGTTAGTCAGTTATTTTACAATCCTCAAGTTATTTTGTTAAGTGCAATAGTATTAGGTGTTCTTGGTTTAGTTCCTGGCATGCCAAATATTATATTTTTAGTATTTACAGTTTTATTGTTTATTCTTTCTTGGTGGTTGTATGAAAAGAAATATGATTTAGAAAATAATTTCTTGAGTTCTAATAAAAAATATAAGTTGATACATGATTCAATTTCAGAAGCGTCTTGGAATGATATTGAATTAGAAGATCCAATTAGAATAGAAATAGGCTATAAATTAACACCAATGACTGATATTAATCAAAAAGGTGATTTATTAGATAGAATTCGTATAGTTCGTAAAAAGATTGCTCAAGAAATTGGGTTTTTACCACCATTAGTACGTGTTAAAAATAATATCAATTTATCAGGAAATATTTATCGAATTTTTATGAAAGGAGTAGAAGTAGGCCAAGGAACATGTTTTTATGGACGTTTTATGGCTATTCATTCAGGAAGAGAAACAGAATCCTTACCTTTTGAAAAGGTACATGAACCTGCCTTTGGTTTATCTGGTTATTGGATTGATGAGGAATTTAAAAATACAGCTCAAAAAAAGGGCTATTCTGTTATAGAATCTAGTGTTGTAATTGCAACACACTTAAATTTTCTAATTACTAATCATCTTAATGAGTTATTTGGGCGCCAAGAAGCTCAGCAACTATTAGAACATGTTAGTACAGAAATGCCAAAATTAACCGAAGATTTAGTTCCTAATACAATAAGTTTGACGGTTCTTCATAAAGTTCTTAAGAATTTGTTATTAGAACATATTCCAATACGCGATATGAGAACTATTTTAGAAACATTATCAGAATATTCAGATGTTCAAAAAGATCCAAATGAATTAACTAGTATTGTACGTATTGCATTAAGAAAAATGATTATGCAAAAATTATTCAGTCAAAAAAGTATTATCGAAATAATGAGATTAGAATCGAATTTAGAGCAGTTATTATTAAATACTTTAAAATCAGGAACTAATACTATAGAACCTAATTTATCTGAAGATTTGTTAGTAAAAACAAAAGTAGCTATAAAAAAACAATTATCAATAAATTCTCCTATTGTATTATTGGTAAGTCACCCTTTAAGATATTTTTTATCGAGATTTTTACGACAAAGTTTTCCTGAATTAACTGTTGTATCTGAATTAGAAATTACAGGTGCAAAACAGATAAAAGTTACTAATATCATCGGCATTTAA
- the argS gene encoding arginine--tRNA ligase: MNLKKIITKDIENSLIKIGIINCNPIVILNKKITLGHYQLNNLIKISNMLNIKPYEMFKTIIVNIKKKSMYKSITFSQPGFINIFIDENWISEQLEKIFFSSRLGINYVKSPKNIVIDYSSPNIAKEMHIGHLRSTIIGDVTARILDFLGHNVIRANHIGDWGTQFGMLIAYLENKKLENYNLSLMQLEKCYCKAKKKYDADQLFAEKSREYVVKLQNGDQYCRSIWKKLVSITMLENYNIYKKLNVTLKESHTMGESVYNKMLPDIIRDLKNKKIATKKNGAIIVFLQEFKNRSGEPMGVVIQKKDKGFLYSTTDIACFKYRYQELHADRIIYYTDSRQHQHLIQTWTIAKKANYISQDFLLEHHTFGMILSKNKRPFKTRDGNTIKLSALLDEATERAIYLIKNKKPNLPKKKWIPLAKVIGISAVKYADLSKNRSTNYIFDWDEMLNFEGNTAPYIQYAYTRIISILKKSIIPVNKLTEKILLKKESEINLAIKILEFEEIIVSISEKGTPHILCKYLYQLATIFSNFYEKCSILFSKKIKTCKSRLKLSILTARTLKKGLNMLGIKVVKKM, translated from the coding sequence ATGAATTTAAAAAAGATAATAACAAAAGATATTGAAAATTCTTTGATTAAAATTGGGATTATAAATTGCAATCCGATTGTCATATTAAATAAAAAAATAACATTAGGTCATTATCAACTGAATAATCTAATTAAAATATCTAACATGTTAAATATAAAACCATATGAAATGTTTAAAACAATAATAGTTAATATTAAAAAAAAATCCATGTATAAATCAATAACATTTTCTCAACCTGGTTTTATTAATATTTTTATTGATGAAAATTGGATTTCTGAACAATTAGAAAAAATTTTTTTTTCCTCTCGTCTTGGTATAAATTATGTAAAATCACCTAAAAATATTGTTATAGATTACTCCTCTCCAAACATTGCAAAAGAAATGCATATCGGACATTTACGCTCAACAATTATTGGAGACGTTACAGCAAGAATATTAGATTTTTTAGGACATAATGTAATTCGAGCAAATCATATTGGTGATTGGGGAACACAATTTGGCATGTTGATTGCATATTTAGAAAATAAAAAACTAGAAAATTATAATTTATCTCTTATGCAATTAGAAAAATGTTATTGTAAAGCAAAAAAGAAATATGATGCTGATCAATTATTTGCAGAAAAATCGAGAGAATACGTAGTAAAACTACAAAACGGAGATCAATATTGTCGTTCTATTTGGAAAAAATTAGTATCTATTACTATGTTAGAAAATTACAACATATATAAAAAATTAAATGTTACTTTGAAAGAAAGTCATACTATGGGAGAAAGCGTATATAATAAAATGCTTCCTGATATTATTCGAGATCTTAAAAATAAAAAAATAGCCACTAAAAAAAATGGAGCTATAATTGTTTTTTTGCAAGAATTCAAGAATAGATCAGGAGAACCTATGGGAGTTGTAATTCAAAAAAAAGATAAAGGATTTTTATATTCTACTACTGATATTGCTTGTTTTAAATATAGATATCAAGAATTACATGCTGACCGTATCATATATTATACTGATTCTCGTCAACATCAACATTTAATACAAACATGGACCATAGCTAAAAAAGCTAATTATATATCTCAAGACTTTCTATTAGAACATCATACATTTGGAATGATATTGTCAAAAAATAAACGCCCATTTAAAACACGTGATGGTAATACTATAAAACTTTCTGCACTTCTAGATGAAGCAACAGAAAGAGCTATATATTTAATAAAAAATAAAAAACCTAATTTACCTAAGAAAAAATGGATTCCATTAGCTAAAGTAATAGGTATAAGCGCAGTAAAGTATGCAGATCTATCTAAAAATAGAAGTACTAATTATATTTTTGATTGGGATGAAATGCTGAATTTTGAAGGTAATACAGCTCCTTATATACAATACGCTTATACAAGAATTATCTCTATTTTAAAAAAATCTATTATCCCTGTAAATAAATTAACAGAAAAAATACTTTTAAAAAAAGAAAGTGAAATTAATTTAGCTATTAAAATATTAGAATTTGAAGAAATTATTGTTTCCATTTCTGAAAAAGGAACACCTCATATTTTATGTAAATATCTTTATCAACTTGCAACAATTTTTTCTAATTTTTATGAAAAATGTTCTATTCTTTTTTCAAAAAAAATAAAAACCTGCAAAAGCAGACTTAAATTATCTATTTTAACAGCTAGAACATTAAAAAAAGGATTAAATATGCTAGGCATTAAAGTAGTGAAAAAAATGTAA
- the gloB gene encoding hydroxyacylglutathione hydrolase: protein MILKKIPILSDNYVWILCNIHGFCIIIDPGSSKPVIKEIKKKKWIPIAILLTHNHIDHVGGVKKIVKHFPKITVFGPDETKQNVNKIVTDGDKIVILDKIFYVFFTPGHTSGHISYYSSPYLFCGDTLFSAGCGRVYQKKYLEMYCSLKIISSFPNNTLLCCSHEYTLSNLKFSMFYFPNDDFIKLYFKYIKKKIDFQKSSLPSYIFFEKKINVFLRTDENFIKESIGLSRHTSFEVFLDLRLKKDFWS from the coding sequence ATGATTTTAAAAAAAATACCTATTTTATCTGATAATTATGTCTGGATTCTTTGTAATATTCATGGTTTCTGTATAATTATAGATCCTGGATCATCTAAACCTGTAATAAAAGAAATAAAGAAAAAAAAATGGATTCCCATTGCTATCTTGTTAACTCATAATCATATTGATCATGTGGGGGGAGTAAAAAAAATAGTAAAACATTTTCCTAAAATCACTGTTTTTGGGCCCGATGAAACAAAACAAAATGTCAATAAAATTGTGACTGATGGTGATAAAATTGTTATTTTAGATAAAATATTTTATGTTTTTTTTACACCGGGTCATACTTCAGGACATATTTCTTACTACAGTAGCCCTTATCTTTTTTGTGGAGATACTCTTTTTTCAGCAGGGTGCGGGCGAGTTTATCAAAAAAAATACTTAGAGATGTATTGTTCTTTAAAAATTATTTCTTCTTTTCCAAATAATACTTTATTATGTTGTTCTCATGAATACACTTTATCAAATTTGAAATTTTCTATGTTTTACTTCCCTAATGATGACTTTATTAAGTTGTATTTTAAATATATAAAAAAAAAAATTGACTTTCAGAAGTCTAGTTTACCTTCTTATATTTTTTTTGAAAAAAAAATTAATGTATTTTTAAGAACAGACGAAAATTTTATTAAAGAATCAATCGGGTTGAGTAGGCATACTTCTTTTGAAGTATTTTTGGATTTGAGATTAAAAAAAGATTTTTGGAGCTAA
- the dnaQ gene encoding DNA polymerase III subunit epsilon: protein MNNKKRIIILDTETTGINQNALPHINHRIIEIGAVEIIGRRFTGNNFHVYIQPDRIIDPGALKIHGITNDFLLDKPFFKDIADQFLNYIQNSQLVIHNASFDLGFINQELEMLNKNIKPINTLCSVVDTLKIARTLFPGKKNTLDALCTRYKIKKSHRNLHSATVDAYLLGKLYLLMTGGQESLFAYNTINNKKTIQPLKKNIKEKKISLKILSPTQKEIDQHEKYLKYMKDHNICLWY from the coding sequence ATGAATAATAAAAAAAGAATAATTATACTAGACACCGAAACAACAGGTATAAATCAAAATGCTCTTCCTCATATAAATCATAGAATTATAGAAATTGGAGCTGTTGAAATAATTGGACGTCGTTTTACAGGAAATAATTTTCATGTTTATATTCAACCTGATAGGATAATAGATCCCGGAGCATTAAAAATTCATGGCATTACTAATGATTTTCTATTAGATAAACCTTTTTTTAAAGATATTGCTGATCAATTTTTAAATTATATTCAAAATTCTCAGTTAGTTATTCATAATGCTTCGTTTGATTTAGGATTCATTAATCAAGAATTGGAAATGCTTAATAAAAACATAAAACCAATTAATACATTATGTTCTGTTGTTGATACATTGAAAATAGCTAGAACATTATTTCCAGGAAAAAAAAATACATTAGATGCCTTATGTACGCGTTATAAAATAAAAAAATCCCATAGAAATCTACACAGTGCAACAGTAGATGCTTATCTTTTAGGTAAATTATATCTCTTAATGACTGGTGGTCAAGAGTCTTTGTTTGCCTATAATACCATTAATAACAAAAAAACAATTCAACCTTTAAAAAAAAATATTAAAGAAAAAAAAATTTCTTTAAAAATATTATCTCCTACGCAAAAAGAAATAGATCAGCATGAAAAATATTTAAAATATATGAAAGATCATAACATATGTTTATGGTATTAA
- the lpcA gene encoding D-sedoheptulose 7-phosphate isomerase, producing the protein MYKKIIFSEFNTALKTLKNFLQDDHQIQNIQKSAILIAQSFKNGNKVISCGNGGSHCDALHFAEELTSVYRKKRSGYPAISISDSSYISAVGNDFGYDQVFSRFIECIGCSGDILLAISTSGNSLNIIKAIKEAKKKKMKIIVLTGNNAGKIKALSDVEICVPYFGYSDRIQEIHIKIIHILILIIEKEMQKN; encoded by the coding sequence ATGTATAAAAAAATAATTTTTTCTGAGTTTAATACTGCATTAAAAACGTTAAAAAATTTTTTACAAGATGATCATCAAATACAAAACATTCAAAAATCAGCTATTCTAATTGCTCAATCATTCAAAAACGGTAACAAAGTAATATCATGTGGCAATGGAGGATCACATTGTGACGCATTGCATTTTGCAGAAGAATTAACTAGTGTTTATAGAAAAAAAAGATCTGGATATCCCGCAATATCTATTTCTGATAGTAGTTATATTTCTGCAGTAGGTAATGATTTTGGATATGATCAAGTATTTTCACGCTTTATTGAATGCATTGGATGTTCAGGTGATATCTTATTAGCGATTTCTACTTCGGGAAATTCTTTAAACATAATTAAAGCTATAAAAGAAGCAAAGAAAAAAAAAATGAAGATCATTGTTTTAACAGGAAATAATGCGGGTAAAATTAAAGCATTATCTGATGTAGAAATTTGTGTTCCTTATTTTGGATATTCAGATCGAATACAAGAAATACATATTAAAATTATTCATATATTAATATTAATTATTGAAAAAGAAATGCAAAAAAACTAA
- the gpt gene encoding xanthine phosphoribosyltransferase yields MSEKYIVTWDMLQIHTRKLADRILRNIHSWNGIIAVSRGGLVPSALLARELGIRCVDTICIESYNYDCLKKNRKIIKKAKGDGEQIIVIDDLVDTGGTARIIRNLYPKAFFVTIFAKPMGRLLVDDYIIDIPQNVWIEQPWDMSISYVPPLVKKLQNHIKS; encoded by the coding sequence ATGAGTGAGAAATACATTGTTACCTGGGATATGCTCCAAATTCACACTAGAAAATTAGCTGATCGAATACTTAGAAATATACATTCATGGAATGGGATCATTGCAGTAAGTCGAGGTGGTCTGGTACCATCAGCTTTATTAGCGCGAGAGTTAGGTATTCGATGTGTCGATACTATATGTATTGAAAGTTACAATTATGATTGTTTAAAAAAAAATAGAAAAATTATTAAAAAAGCGAAAGGTGATGGAGAACAAATTATTGTAATAGATGATCTAGTAGACACTGGTGGTACTGCAAGAATTATTCGAAATTTATATCCCAAGGCATTTTTTGTAACTATTTTTGCAAAACCAATGGGTCGTTTATTAGTCGATGACTATATTATAGATATACCTCAAAATGTATGGATTGAACAACCCTGGGATATGTCAATTTCTTATGTTCCTCCTCTTGTTAAAAAACTACAAAATCACATAAAATCTTAG
- a CDS encoding nucleotide exchange factor GrpE, producing the protein MINTEEKKVEKIIDNNQDQKINNEEHENNNLINKNLTNFLEIQLKESQEKIIEKETSTEKEIISVYNRLNKEIEKSIKFSLEKLIIEFLPIFDNIERALNLIETTESKENYIEILNKLKFISNLLKESFIMFNIKKIDDINIPFNPSIHQAMSVHYTDEIKSNQIVTVMQPGYVLHESRLLRPAMVIVSKKKK; encoded by the coding sequence ATGATAAACACAGAAGAAAAAAAAGTGGAAAAAATAATAGACAATAATCAAGATCAAAAAATAAATAATGAAGAACATGAAAATAATAATTTAATAAACAAAAATTTAACTAATTTTTTAGAAATACAATTAAAAGAATCTCAAGAGAAAATAATAGAAAAAGAAACTTCAACGGAAAAAGAGATAATTTCAGTTTATAACAGACTAAATAAAGAAATTGAAAAATCGATAAAATTTTCTTTAGAAAAATTGATTATAGAATTTCTTCCTATTTTTGATAATATCGAACGTGCATTAAATTTAATTGAAACAACTGAATCAAAAGAAAATTATATAGAAATTTTAAATAAGTTAAAATTTATTTCTAACTTGCTTAAAGAATCGTTTATAATGTTTAATATTAAAAAAATAGATGATATAAATATACCATTTAATCCATCTATTCATCAGGCTATGTCAGTTCATTATACTGATGAAATAAAATCTAATCAAATAGTTACAGTTATGCAGCCTGGCTATGTTCTTCATGAATCTCGTTTGTTACGTCCTGCTATGGTCATAGTTTCAAAGAAAAAAAAATAA
- the smpB gene encoding SsrA-binding protein SmpB, with translation MLLKRKSSEKISKIVINKKAYHNYFIEKVFQSGLILEGWEVKSIRSGKVNISESYIMNYCNEMYLCNSLIQPLYMSSNHITCNPTRKRKLLLNKNEIDFLFLKKKNIGYTIISLSLFWKKSWCKLEFGLAKGKSLQDKRINLKNREWEKEKLKILKKTKEKY, from the coding sequence GTGTTGTTAAAAAGAAAATCGAGTGAAAAAATATCTAAAATTGTTATTAATAAAAAAGCATATCATAATTATTTTATAGAAAAAGTTTTTCAATCGGGATTAATTTTAGAAGGTTGGGAAGTTAAATCTATTAGATCAGGAAAAGTTAATATTTCAGAAAGTTATATTATGAATTATTGTAATGAAATGTATCTTTGTAATTCTTTAATTCAACCTTTATATATGTCTTCAAATCATATTACTTGTAATCCAACAAGAAAAAGAAAATTATTATTGAATAAAAATGAAATTGATTTCTTATTTCTAAAGAAAAAGAATATAGGATACACAATAATTTCATTATCTTTATTTTGGAAAAAATCTTGGTGTAAATTAGAATTTGGATTAGCAAAAGGTAAAAGTTTACAAGATAAAAGAATAAATTTAAAGAATCGAGAATGGGAAAAAGAAAAATTAAAAATACTAAAAAAAACTAAAGAAAAATATTAA
- the tadA gene encoding tRNA adenosine(34) deaminase TadA has translation MKNQKDNNWMKIALQYACHAEEKGEIPIGAVIVLEERIIGRGWNSSIVKNDPTAHAEIIALRHAGKKIKNYRLLNATLYVTLQPCIMCCGAIIHSRIKRLVFGANCEGSNNKYSLKDIFFNSQKDYKLNIKENVMKHECSNILINFFKKKRKQKL, from the coding sequence ATGAAAAATCAAAAAGATAATAATTGGATGAAAATTGCTTTGCAATATGCATGTCATGCTGAAGAAAAAGGTGAAATTCCTATAGGGGCAGTAATAGTTCTAGAAGAACGTATAATTGGAAGAGGCTGGAATAGTTCTATTGTTAAAAACGATCCCACTGCACATGCTGAAATTATAGCATTACGTCACGCTGGAAAAAAAATAAAAAATTATCGATTGTTAAATGCCACATTATATGTAACTTTGCAGCCTTGTATTATGTGTTGTGGGGCAATTATACACAGTCGTATTAAACGCTTAGTATTTGGTGCGAATTGTGAAGGATCAAACAATAAATATTCTTTAAAAGATATTTTTTTCAATTCACAAAAAGATTATAAACTAAATATTAAAGAAAATGTTATGAAACATGAATGTTCTAATATTTTAATAAATTTTTTTAAAAAAAAAAGAAAGCAAAAACTATAA
- the acpS gene encoding holo-ACP synthase — protein sequence MSIIGVGIDFIEILRIKNIISHYGKRFPKKILSAEEWKKYILMESNINFLAKKFTAKEAASKALGTGINDGITFNQLEFYNNKSGQPKLRFLKNALKKSKEIKCKSIHVSISDQKLYAYALVILES from the coding sequence ATGTCAATTATAGGTGTAGGAATAGATTTTATAGAAATATTACGCATTAAAAATATTATTTCTCATTATGGCAAGCGTTTTCCTAAAAAAATCTTATCTGCAGAAGAATGGAAAAAATATATTCTCATGGAATCTAATATAAATTTCCTTGCAAAAAAATTTACTGCTAAAGAAGCAGCGTCTAAAGCATTAGGGACAGGCATAAATGATGGAATAACATTTAATCAATTAGAATTTTATAATAATAAGTCAGGACAACCAAAATTACGTTTTTTAAAAAACGCTTTAAAGAAATCTAAGGAGATAAAATGTAAATCTATACATGTAAGTATATCTGATCAAAAATTGTATGCTTATGCTTTAGTAATTTTAGAAAGTTAG
- the era gene encoding GTPase Era codes for MKIKQKHCGYITIIGKANVGKSTFLNKIIGKKISIVSRKKNTTQNNITGIKTQNNYQFIYVDTPGIILNKRNKKIKYQKHTFHQIRKSSTLIIFIIDRTFWTEDDEMISNEIKKYKIPVIIIINKIDKITNKIILLPFIDFLKKKVDNLEIIPISAKKIKNVTLVNNTIASYLPQKPHIYPEFYITTNSQFFTMSEIIREQLIFFLGDELPSIIKVEIDDFQKKENKELYIRAIIWVENIRQKSIIIGHNGEKIKKISMNSRNNIEKEFHIKTHLLLWIKYKKFKKVI; via the coding sequence GTGAAAATAAAACAAAAACATTGTGGATATATAACCATTATTGGAAAAGCAAATGTTGGTAAATCAACATTTCTTAATAAAATAATCGGAAAAAAAATTTCCATTGTATCAAGAAAAAAAAATACAACACAAAATAACATTACAGGTATTAAAACACAAAATAATTATCAATTTATTTATGTAGATACACCCGGGATAATTTTAAATAAAAGAAATAAGAAAATTAAGTATCAAAAACATACTTTTCATCAAATAAGAAAATCTTCAACATTAATAATTTTTATTATTGATCGAACATTTTGGACAGAAGATGATGAAATGATTTCAAATGAAATAAAAAAATATAAAATACCTGTTATTATTATAATTAATAAAATTGATAAAATAACTAACAAAATTATTTTGTTACCTTTTATTGATTTTCTTAAAAAAAAAGTTGATAATTTGGAAATTATTCCTATTTCTGCAAAAAAAATAAAAAATGTAACTTTAGTAAATAACACAATTGCATCTTATTTGCCCCAGAAACCTCATATATATCCTGAATTTTATATTACAACAAATTCTCAATTTTTCACGATGTCTGAAATTATTCGAGAACAATTAATATTTTTTTTGGGTGATGAATTACCTTCTATAATAAAAGTAGAAATTGATGATTTTCAAAAAAAAGAAAATAAAGAACTTTATATACGAGCTATAATTTGGGTAGAAAACATCCGACAAAAAAGTATTATAATTGGTCATAATGGAGAAAAAATAAAAAAAATTAGTATGAATTCAAGAAATAATATAGAAAAAGAGTTTCACATTAAAACTCATCTTCTCTTGTGGATTAAATATAAAAAATTTAAAAAAGTAATATAA